A genomic stretch from Lathyrus oleraceus cultivar Zhongwan6 chromosome 2, CAAS_Psat_ZW6_1.0, whole genome shotgun sequence includes:
- the LOC127117639 gene encoding glycerophosphodiester phosphodiesterase GDPDL4, translating to MCKPRAFFLLLLQLLLVSSSVSANNNGSQWKTLTGSPPLVIAHGGFSGIFPDSSYTAYALALQTSVPDVAIWCDVQLTKDEVGVCLPDVNLDRSTVISSVFPNKSRSYLVNGVQTTGYFSVDYTFEDLYNVRLRQGVESRSPEFDGFFQILTINDVTKLMAQTQTATLWLNIQHDRFYRQHKLNMKSFVLSVSKKVHVSYISSPEIGFLKSIKPLVNAKRTKLVFRFLDKNDTDPSTNQTYGSLLKKLTFIKTFASGILVPKGYIWPEDAHYLQPHTSLVSDAHKVGLEVYASGFSNDALLSFNYSYDPLSEYLQFIDNGTFSVDGVLSDNPITPSAAIGCFSQLDTNATKRDRTLIISNYGASGDYPACTDVAYNKAISDGVDVLDCPVQMSKDGTPFCLNSIDLLGSTTVAKTSFMGYSIIIPEIKSGESVFAFNLTWTDIKGLTPSILNPFAKGFELFRNPKYVNTGTFVTLSDFLSMTKNESTLSGILITVENAAYLAEKQGLGVTDTVIDALRSAGYDKPGSQKVYIQSTNSAVLLKFKEKTNYELVYKIDEIVYDASNEAVEYIKSFADAVVINKKSVFPWDNGFLTSSKTRIVPKLKASNLSVFVETFSNEFVSQAWDFLSDSTVDINSFVQDAEIDGIITDFPKTASRYRKNRCLNLGVKTPPYMQPVKAGDLYTLISQESMAPAPAPASLPLLTKSEVLEPPLPDVATRSSAPSPLDQPVPKNAQPKVTTVCFLSNVAVFVASFLLL from the exons ATGTGTAAACCACGCgctttctttcttcttcttcttcagtTGCTACTGGTATCTTCTTCCGTTTCTGCTAACAATAATGGATCTCAATGGAAAACACTCACTG GAAGTCCACCATTGGTCATAGCACATGGTGGTTTTTCGGGTATATTTCCTGATTCCAGTTACACTGCTTATGCTTTGGCCTTACAAACGAGCGTCCCCGATGTCGCTATATGGTGCGATGTGCAATTGACGAAAGATGAAGTTGGGGTTTGCCTTCCAGATGTCAACCTTGACCGATCTACTGTAATCTCATCTGTTTTCCCAAATAAAAGTAGGAGTTACTTAGTTAATGGTGTACAGACCACTGGATATTTTTCTGTTGATTACACCTTCGAGGATTTATACAATGTCCGCT TAAGACAGGGTGTAGAATCTCGGTCACCCGAGTTTGATGGCTTTTTTCAGATTCTTACCATCAATGATGTAACAAAACTAATGGCACAAACACAAACAGCAACTTTGTGGTTGAATATTCAG CATGATAGATTCTACAGACAACATAAGTTGAACATGAAAAGCTTTGTACTTTCTGTTTCTAAGAAAGTGCATGTCAGTTATATCTCATCACCTGAGATTGGTTTTCTGAAAAGTATTAAACCACTCGTCAATGCAAAAAGAACAAAACTTGTCTTCCGGTTTCTCGATAAGAATGACACAGACCCATCAACCAATCAGACTTACGGCTCGCTTTTAAAAAAACTTACGTTTATCAAGACATTTGCTTCTGGAATTCTTGTTCCCAAGGGATACATATGGCCTGAAGATGCTCATTATCTACAGCCACATACCTCTTTGGTCTCAGATGCACATAAAGTGGGACTGGAAGTTTATGCATCAGGTTTTTCAAATGATGCCTTACTTAGCTTTAATTACAGTTATGATCCTCTTTCTGAGTACCTCCAATTCATTGATAATGGTACCTTCTCCGTTGATGGTGTGCTGTCCGATAATCCCATAACTCCATCTGCAGCTATAG GTTGCTTTTCACAACTTGACACCAATGCTACGAAAAGAG ATAGAACTTTGATTATCTCAAACTATGGAGCAAGTGGAGATTATCCAGCTTGTACCGACGTAGCATATAATAAGGCCATATCGGATGGTGTGGATGTTCTTGACTGTCCCGTTCAAATGTCCAAGGATGGAACACCATTTTGCTTAAACTCCATTGATCTTCTAGGGAGTACCACAGTTGCTAAAACAAGTTTCATGGGTTATTCCATTATCATCCCTGAGATCAAATCTGGTGAGAGCGTATTTGCCTTCAACTTGACGTGGACTGATATAAAAGGCCTGACCC CCTCAATATTGAACCCTTTCGCAAAAGGGTTCGAATTGTTCAGAAATCCAAAATATGTGAACACTGGGACATTTGTAACATTATCAGATTTCTTGTCTATGACAAAAAATGAGAGTACTTTATCAGGCATCCTGATCACTGTTGAG AATGCAGCCTATCTTGCAGAAAAGCAGGGGTTAGGTGTGACTGATACGGTCATTGATGCTTTGAGAAGCGCAGGTTATGATAAACCGGGAAGCCAGAAAGTTTATATTCAATCCACCAATAGCGCTGTATTGCTGAAGTTTAAGGAGAAAACCAACTATGAGCTTGTCTACAAGATTGACGAGATTGTCTATGATGCTTCCAACGAAGCTGTTGAGTATATAAAAAGCTTTGCAGATGCTGTGGTTATCAACAAGAAATCTGTATTTCCTTGGGATAATGGCTTTCTGACCAGCTCTAAAACAAGGATCGTGCCAAAGCTAAAAGCTTCTAACCTCTCAGTTTTTGTAGAAACATTCAGCAATGAGTTTGTATCTCAGGCATGGGATTTCTTGTCAGATTCAACTGTGGATATCAATTCATTTGTTCAGGATGCAGAAATTGACGGGATCATTACAGACTTCCCTAAAACTGCTTCTAGATACAGAA AAAACAGATGCTTAAACTTGGGTGTTAAGACACCTCCTTACATGCAACCTGTTAAAGCAGGTGATCTCTATACACTCATTAGCCAGGAATCAATGGCTCCAGCTCCGGCTCCGGCTTCACTCCCTCTCTTGACTAAATCTGAAGTGTTAGAGCCACCTTTGCCCGATGTTGCTACAAGATCATCAGCACCTTCGCCACTAGATCAGCCTGTACCCAAAAATGCACAGCCTAAGGTTACTACTGTCTGCTTCTTATCCAATGTAGCTGTGTTTGTAGCTTCTTTTCTTTTGCTTTGA